From a region of the Qipengyuania spongiae genome:
- the pdhA gene encoding pyruvate dehydrogenase (acetyl-transferring) E1 component subunit alpha, protein MDEDFALRSLQEEFEKNKSYKASDEELLRFYEQMLLIRRFEEKAGQLYGLGLIGGFCHLYIGQEAVAIGLQSALDNDRDSVITGYRDHGHMLAYGLDPKVIMAELTGREAGISKGKGGSMHMFSTEHKFYGGHGIVGAQVPLGGGLALAHKYRGDGGICLAYFGDGAANQGQVYETFNMAALWNLPIVFVVEDNQYAMGTATRRSSAETRFYRRGTAFRIPGMEVNGMDVLEVRAAAEVAFKHVREGNGPVLMECNTYRYRGHSMSDPAKYRTREEVQDQKDHHDPIERLKKNLMEQGKSEDSLKDIDKGIRKTVNEAADFAENSPEPGNDELYTDVLVEEY, encoded by the coding sequence ATGGACGAGGATTTCGCTCTCCGCTCGCTTCAGGAAGAGTTCGAGAAGAACAAGAGCTACAAAGCGTCGGATGAAGAGCTGCTGCGCTTCTACGAGCAGATGCTGCTCATCCGTCGTTTCGAAGAGAAGGCGGGCCAGCTTTATGGCCTCGGCCTGATCGGCGGATTCTGTCACCTTTACATCGGCCAGGAAGCGGTCGCCATCGGGCTGCAATCCGCGCTCGACAACGACCGCGACAGCGTGATCACCGGCTATCGCGACCACGGCCACATGCTCGCCTACGGCCTCGACCCCAAGGTCATCATGGCGGAACTGACCGGGCGCGAGGCCGGGATTTCCAAGGGCAAGGGCGGCTCGATGCACATGTTCAGCACCGAGCATAAATTCTACGGCGGCCACGGCATCGTCGGCGCGCAGGTGCCGCTCGGCGGGGGGCTCGCGCTGGCGCACAAATATCGCGGCGACGGCGGCATCTGCCTCGCCTATTTCGGTGACGGCGCGGCGAACCAGGGCCAGGTGTACGAAACCTTCAACATGGCCGCGCTTTGGAACCTGCCGATCGTCTTCGTGGTCGAGGACAACCAGTACGCGATGGGTACCGCGACCAGGCGATCGAGTGCCGAGACCCGCTTCTATCGCCGCGGAACCGCCTTCCGCATTCCCGGCATGGAAGTGAACGGGATGGACGTGCTCGAAGTGCGCGCAGCGGCCGAAGTCGCCTTCAAGCATGTGCGCGAGGGCAACGGCCCGGTGCTGATGGAGTGCAACACCTATCGCTATCGCGGCCATTCCATGTCCGATCCCGCCAAGTACCGCACGCGCGAGGAAGTGCAGGACCAGAAGGATCACCACGATCCGATCGAGCGCCTCAAGAAGAACCTGATGGAACAGGGCAAGAGCGAGGATTCGCTCAAGGACATCGACAAGGGTATTCGCAAGACCGTGAACGAAGCCGCTGATTTCGCCGAGAATTCTCCCGAGCCGGGCAACGACGAACTCTACACCGACGTTCTGGTGGAGGAGTATTGA
- a CDS encoding FtsB family cell division protein produces the protein MSKCDSVGFVTKFRDIIEGIGGSRTEGYALLGLLLMGGLAVAGPSGLLAWSENLSLRDQRQAQLSVLVEERDALKNRVALLNPDHADPDMVGELLRSQMNVVHPDEVVVQLED, from the coding sequence ATGTCCAAGTGTGATTCTGTCGGTTTCGTGACCAAGTTTCGCGACATCATCGAGGGAATCGGCGGAAGCCGTACGGAAGGCTACGCGCTTCTCGGCCTGCTGCTCATGGGCGGACTTGCCGTGGCCGGGCCCTCCGGCCTTCTCGCCTGGAGCGAGAATCTGAGCCTGCGCGATCAGCGCCAGGCGCAACTGTCAGTGCTTGTCGAGGAACGCGACGCGCTCAAGAACCGGGTCGCGCTACTCAATCCCGATCACGCCGATCCCGACATGGTCGGCGAGTTGTTGCGCAGCCAGATGAACGTCGTTCATCCCGACGAGGTTGTCGTCCAGCTCGAAGATTGA
- the hppD gene encoding 4-hydroxyphenylpyruvate dioxygenase — MTDLFENPIGLDGFEFVEFCAPEKGFLEPVFESMGFQHVANHRSKDVQLWRQGQINLIANYEPRSAAWYFAREHGPSACGMGFRVRDAKKAYAELLERGAEPVQVDTGAMELRIPAIRGIGGAIVYLIDRYENESGEGLSIYDIDFEYLDGVEKHPEGAGFRVIDHLTHNVYNGRMAYWADYYETLFNFREIRFFDIKGEYTGLTSKALTAPDGKIRIPLNEEGDGGKGQIEEFLKEFNGEGIQHIALICDDLVKAWDKLKEFGVPFMTAPPETYYEMLPERLPDHGEAVDELKMRGILLDGTTEGGQPRLLLQIFAEAQVGPVFFEFIQRKGDEGFGEGNFKALFESMERDQIKRGTLSVEEAKSVEVEPAE, encoded by the coding sequence GTGACCGACCTGTTCGAAAACCCCATTGGCCTTGACGGCTTCGAGTTCGTCGAATTCTGCGCGCCTGAAAAGGGTTTCCTCGAGCCCGTATTTGAAAGCATGGGGTTTCAACATGTTGCGAACCATAGGTCGAAAGACGTTCAACTGTGGCGACAAGGTCAGATCAACCTGATCGCCAATTACGAACCGCGCAGCGCCGCTTGGTATTTCGCGCGCGAGCACGGACCGTCGGCTTGCGGAATGGGTTTCCGCGTGCGCGATGCTAAGAAAGCGTATGCCGAACTTCTCGAACGTGGTGCCGAGCCGGTTCAGGTCGACACTGGAGCGATGGAGCTGCGCATCCCCGCCATCCGCGGCATTGGCGGCGCGATCGTCTATCTGATCGACCGCTACGAAAACGAGAGCGGTGAAGGTCTGTCGATCTACGACATCGATTTCGAATACCTCGACGGCGTGGAAAAGCACCCTGAAGGCGCGGGTTTCCGCGTTATCGATCACCTCACCCACAACGTCTACAACGGCCGCATGGCGTACTGGGCCGATTATTACGAGACGCTGTTCAACTTCCGCGAAATCCGCTTCTTCGACATCAAGGGCGAATATACCGGCCTCACTTCCAAGGCGCTGACCGCGCCCGACGGTAAGATCCGCATCCCGCTCAACGAGGAAGGCGACGGCGGCAAGGGCCAGATCGAGGAGTTCCTGAAGGAATTCAACGGCGAAGGCATCCAGCACATCGCGCTGATCTGCGACGATCTCGTCAAGGCCTGGGACAAGCTCAAGGAGTTCGGCGTCCCCTTCATGACCGCGCCGCCGGAAACCTATTACGAAATGCTGCCCGAGCGCCTGCCCGATCACGGCGAAGCGGTGGACGAGCTGAAGATGCGCGGGATTCTGCTCGACGGCACGACGGAAGGCGGCCAGCCCCGCCTCCTGCTGCAGATCTTCGCCGAGGCGCAGGTCGGCCCGGTGTTCTTCGAATTCATTCAGCGCAAGGGCGACGAGGGCTTCGGCGAGGGCAATTTCAAGGCCCTGTTCGAAAGCATGGAGCGTGACCAGATCAAGCGCGGCACTCTCAGCGTCGAGGAAGCAAAGAGCGTCGAAGTGGAGCCCGCGGAGTGA
- a CDS encoding VOC family protein, whose translation MNRQTHPIKLGGVHHAAYRCKDAKETVEWYRDVLGMEYTTAFAEDHVPSTGDYDPYMHVFLDAGNGNILAFFELPTQKGMGRDENTPAWVQHLAFRVGSEEELLAAKEHVESLGIDVLGPTHHGIFKSIYFFDPNGHRVELAADIGTDEQYAELKRVAPLMLEEWSETKKAPRHADWLHELARKDHAEV comes from the coding sequence GTGAACCGGCAAACTCATCCCATCAAGCTCGGCGGCGTCCACCACGCGGCCTATCGCTGCAAGGACGCCAAGGAGACGGTCGAGTGGTATCGCGACGTTCTCGGCATGGAATACACCACTGCCTTTGCCGAGGATCACGTGCCGTCCACGGGGGACTACGATCCCTACATGCATGTCTTTCTAGATGCGGGGAACGGTAACATCCTCGCCTTCTTCGAGCTGCCGACGCAGAAGGGCATGGGGCGGGACGAGAACACCCCCGCCTGGGTTCAGCATCTCGCCTTCAGGGTCGGAAGTGAGGAAGAACTGCTTGCCGCCAAGGAACATGTCGAGAGCCTCGGCATCGATGTCCTCGGCCCAACGCATCACGGCATCTTCAAATCGATCTATTTCTTCGATCCGAACGGGCACCGGGTCGAACTCGCAGCCGATATCGGCACCGACGAACAATATGCCGAGCTGAAGCGCGTCGCGCCGCTGATGCTCGAGGAATGGAGCGAGACAAAGAAGGCACCGCGCCACGCCGACTGGCTTCACGAGCTCGCCCGCAAGGACCATGCCGAGGTCTGA
- a CDS encoding mechanosensitive ion channel family protein, protein MNYIGTLREQLREMGVGFVAALPSLAIALLIVFLTWIVARFAVRISDMVVGRTELRASLKNLIDTIVKLAIWVFGLFIAAVVVIPSLTPASLLAGLGIGAVAIGFAFQDIFENFLAGVLIMVREKMRIGDVIECQDITGKVEHISLRETHVRRLSGELTIVPNSILFKNPVEIFTDQEERRHEVVCGVSYDTNLDHAADVIRQAVEGVDVVLASKGVDIFAQEFNSSSVDFLIRWWAGSTPRDSWESKDKVVRAVKAGLDDAGIEIPFPYVTHTFKERVPLGEEPGETVS, encoded by the coding sequence GTGAATTACATCGGTACGCTGCGCGAGCAATTGCGCGAAATGGGCGTGGGTTTCGTGGCCGCCCTGCCCTCGCTTGCGATCGCGCTCCTGATCGTTTTCCTGACGTGGATCGTGGCTCGCTTCGCCGTGCGCATTTCCGACATGGTGGTCGGGCGGACCGAATTGCGGGCTAGCCTGAAGAATTTGATCGACACGATCGTCAAATTGGCGATCTGGGTGTTCGGCCTGTTCATCGCCGCCGTGGTGGTCATTCCCAGCCTTACGCCAGCCAGCCTTCTCGCAGGGCTCGGCATAGGTGCCGTCGCGATCGGCTTCGCTTTCCAGGACATCTTCGAGAATTTCCTTGCCGGCGTCCTCATCATGGTACGCGAAAAGATGCGGATCGGCGACGTGATCGAATGCCAGGACATCACCGGCAAGGTTGAGCACATCTCGCTGCGCGAAACCCATGTCCGGAGGCTCTCCGGCGAATTGACGATCGTCCCCAACTCGATCCTGTTCAAGAACCCGGTCGAGATTTTCACCGATCAGGAAGAGCGGCGCCACGAAGTCGTCTGCGGCGTATCCTACGATACCAATCTTGACCATGCGGCCGACGTGATCCGGCAGGCCGTCGAGGGGGTCGACGTGGTCCTCGCCAGCAAGGGCGTCGACATCTTCGCGCAGGAGTTCAATTCGAGTTCCGTCGATTTCCTTATCCGCTGGTGGGCCGGTTCGACCCCGCGGGACAGCTGGGAGAGCAAGGACAAGGTCGTTCGCGCCGTCAAGGCCGGGCTGGACGATGCTGGTATCGAAATCCCCTTCCCCTACGTAACGCACACCTTCAAGGAGCGAGTGCCGCTGGGCGAGGAACCCGGCGAGACTGTCAGCTAG
- a CDS encoding copper resistance protein B, with amino-acid sequence MSRAVNFTALVLVTIAVPALAQSHAGHGAHAASSQDECEAEAARHRAMGHAAAEDSCAPDDPAPLGQVEMDHDDMDHSSIGHGQMDHGSDPDSAPEIPIAPPPAAVGSGPPTAADAIWGAEAMRASRAALARENGGMLTAGLLLDRFEFRAREGDDGYLWDGDAWYGGDINRVWVESEGEGSFADGVGDADIALLYGRAISPWFDLQAGARQDLNGPSRTYLDIGIQGIAPYLFEIEGDLLVSNKGDFTAKVEVELDQRMTQRLVVQPRAEIALAAQDVPELGIGGGINNVEMGLHLRYEIAREFAPYLGIEQEWKLGRGADYARARQQDPSVTNYVLGVRFWF; translated from the coding sequence ATGAGCCGCGCCGTAAACTTCACTGCGCTCGTTCTGGTCACCATTGCCGTACCGGCCCTCGCGCAATCCCATGCCGGCCACGGGGCGCACGCCGCATCGTCGCAGGACGAATGCGAAGCCGAAGCGGCTCGCCATCGCGCCATGGGCCATGCCGCGGCAGAGGACAGCTGCGCCCCCGACGATCCGGCTCCGCTCGGTCAGGTGGAAATGGACCACGACGATATGGATCATTCGAGCATAGGTCATGGCCAGATGGACCATGGATCAGATCCAGACTCAGCCCCTGAGATCCCGATCGCGCCGCCGCCCGCAGCCGTCGGGTCCGGGCCGCCGACCGCTGCCGATGCTATCTGGGGCGCCGAAGCCATGCGCGCCAGCCGCGCCGCACTGGCGCGGGAGAATGGCGGCATGCTGACCGCAGGCCTCCTCCTCGATCGCTTCGAATTTCGGGCGCGCGAAGGCGACGACGGGTATTTGTGGGACGGCGATGCCTGGTATGGCGGCGACATCAACCGGGTGTGGGTAGAATCCGAAGGCGAAGGCAGTTTCGCAGATGGAGTCGGGGATGCCGACATCGCCCTCCTTTACGGACGCGCGATCTCCCCCTGGTTCGATCTCCAGGCCGGTGCGCGCCAGGATTTGAACGGCCCCAGCCGTACCTATCTGGACATTGGCATACAGGGCATTGCCCCCTATTTGTTCGAAATCGAGGGAGATCTCCTCGTGTCGAACAAAGGGGATTTCACCGCCAAGGTCGAGGTCGAGCTCGACCAACGCATGACCCAGCGCCTGGTCGTCCAGCCCCGTGCCGAGATCGCGCTAGCGGCGCAGGACGTACCCGAGCTCGGCATCGGTGGGGGAATCAACAATGTCGAGATGGGTCTACACCTACGCTACGAAATCGCCCGCGAATTCGCGCCCTATTTAGGGATCGAACAAGAATGGAAATTAGGGCGGGGCGCGGATTACGCACGCGCCCGTCAGCAGGATCCGAGCGTAACCAACTATGTTCTCGGTGTAAGGTTCTGGTTCTAA
- a CDS encoding copper resistance system multicopper oxidase gives MMLSRRRLMGAGIVGAGVFGAMPAWARGASLTQHGGAVRTGFDEVSGTHIDLTVSEGMRVVEGRRGHTVAVNGSVPGPLLRLKEGTTVRLNVHNALTEDTSIHWHGLLVPFHLDGVPGVSFPGISPGASFTAEFPVRQAGTYWWHSHSNLQEQAGHYGPIVVDPIEPDPVQADRDYVMLLSEFTPMHPHAIMDKLKKGEGYFNYQQTSFTDDYPLEAGQRRMWGRMRMMATDILDVTGSTYTYLANGHGPQEGLEYLFNPGERVRIRVINGSAMSFFNVRIPGAKIQVVAADGLNVRPVPVQEFQIGTAETYDIVVEPRGEAMTIVAEAMDRSGMAVATLASRPGARAPVPALRDPPLLTMADMGMNHGGMDHGAKGDEMDHSQMDHSMPAKTTAPEPMESMDMSGMDMRDTSRLPPTVEVGPGIDMVAMNPVDRMGDPGIGLDTVPHRVLTYKDLVALKRNDDPRTPSRMLEIHLTGNMERYMWSFDGEKYSSVTDHPIRFAYDERVRVKLVNNTMMAHPIHLHGHFFELVNGAPEGFQPQKHTMIVQPGGYAQFDLTADEPGDWAFHCHLLYHMHSGMFQVVSVAQSGGAAGAAG, from the coding sequence ATGATGCTTTCCCGCCGCCGGCTGATGGGCGCCGGAATAGTTGGCGCGGGCGTATTCGGCGCGATGCCCGCCTGGGCTCGCGGCGCTTCGCTGACCCAACACGGCGGCGCGGTCCGCACCGGGTTCGACGAAGTGTCGGGCACCCACATCGACCTGACCGTGAGTGAGGGAATGCGCGTGGTCGAAGGCCGCCGCGGGCACACGGTCGCCGTCAACGGGAGCGTCCCTGGCCCGCTACTGCGACTGAAGGAGGGCACCACGGTCCGGCTCAATGTCCACAACGCGCTGACCGAGGATACCTCCATCCATTGGCACGGCCTGCTCGTTCCGTTCCATCTGGATGGAGTGCCGGGCGTCAGTTTCCCCGGCATTTCGCCAGGCGCGAGTTTCACCGCCGAATTCCCGGTACGCCAGGCTGGCACCTATTGGTGGCATTCTCATTCGAACCTGCAGGAACAGGCGGGGCATTACGGCCCGATCGTGGTCGATCCTATCGAACCCGATCCGGTGCAGGCGGACCGCGACTACGTGATGCTGCTAAGCGAATTCACACCGATGCATCCGCACGCGATCATGGACAAGCTGAAGAAGGGCGAGGGCTACTTCAACTACCAGCAGACCAGCTTCACCGACGACTATCCGCTGGAGGCCGGGCAACGGCGGATGTGGGGCCGGATGCGGATGATGGCGACCGACATCCTGGATGTGACGGGTTCCACATACACCTACCTTGCCAACGGGCACGGCCCGCAAGAAGGGCTGGAATACCTATTCAATCCTGGCGAACGGGTGCGCATCCGCGTCATCAATGGCAGTGCGATGAGCTTCTTCAATGTCCGCATTCCGGGTGCGAAGATCCAAGTGGTCGCCGCCGATGGGCTGAACGTTCGCCCGGTACCGGTGCAGGAATTCCAGATCGGCACGGCGGAGACTTACGACATCGTGGTGGAGCCGAGGGGCGAGGCGATGACGATCGTCGCCGAGGCAATGGACCGGTCCGGCATGGCAGTGGCGACGCTGGCGAGCAGGCCGGGGGCCCGCGCGCCCGTGCCAGCCCTGCGCGATCCGCCTCTGCTGACGATGGCCGACATGGGGATGAACCATGGCGGCATGGATCACGGCGCAAAGGGTGACGAGATGGACCATTCGCAAATGGACCATTCCATGCCCGCGAAGACTACCGCGCCCGAGCCTATGGAGAGCATGGACATGAGCGGAATGGACATGCGCGATACCTCCAGGCTGCCTCCCACGGTGGAGGTCGGTCCCGGCATCGACATGGTGGCGATGAACCCGGTCGACCGGATGGGCGATCCCGGTATCGGGCTCGACACGGTGCCGCACAGGGTCCTGACCTACAAGGATCTCGTCGCGCTGAAGCGGAACGATGATCCGCGCACGCCCTCGCGCATGCTCGAAATTCACCTGACGGGAAACATGGAGCGCTACATGTGGTCGTTCGACGGGGAGAAATACTCCTCCGTCACCGATCATCCGATCCGCTTCGCCTATGACGAGCGGGTCCGGGTCAAGCTGGTCAACAATACCATGATGGCCCACCCCATCCATCTCCACGGTCACTTCTTCGAACTGGTGAACGGGGCGCCCGAAGGTTTCCAGCCGCAGAAGCACACCATGATCGTGCAGCCGGGCGGCTATGCGCAGTTCGACCTGACGGCGGACGAACCCGGAGACTGGGCGTTCCACTGCCACCTGCTCTATCACATGCATTCGGGCATGTTTCAGGTGGTCAGCGTCGCGCAGTCCGGCGGAGCGGCGGGAGCGGCCGGATGA
- a CDS encoding metal-sensitive transcriptional regulator, with the protein MSTDQSNRIVNRLRRIEGQVRGVAQMVEDDRYCIDILTQMQAVKAALDRAESAILKRHAACCVAEAIASGDEEEQRKKFGELVDLFEKAKR; encoded by the coding sequence GTGTCGACTGACCAGTCCAATCGGATCGTCAACCGCCTCCGTCGGATCGAAGGGCAAGTTCGCGGGGTCGCTCAGATGGTGGAGGACGACCGCTACTGCATCGACATCCTTACCCAGATGCAGGCGGTCAAAGCCGCGCTGGATCGTGCGGAAAGCGCGATCCTGAAGCGCCACGCTGCATGCTGCGTCGCCGAAGCCATTGCGAGCGGCGACGAGGAAGAACAGCGCAAGAAATTCGGCGAACTGGTCGACCTGTTCGAGAAGGCCAAACGATGA
- a CDS encoding glutaredoxin, whose product MSARTATVYRMVMPKHVCPYGLKTIDLLEREGFAIEDHHLETREETDAFKEKHGVKTTPQTFIEGKRIGGYDDLRKHFGKSVQKDGGTSYQPVIAIFGVAFLLGLAISWYVFDTVFTVQAIEWFVSLSMALLAIQKLQDIRSFSTMFLNYDLLARRWVRYGYIYPFGEALAGILMVAHALPIVSVPVSLFIGTVGAVSVFKAVYVDKRELKCACVGGGSNVPLGFVSLTENLFMIGMGLWMGAKALGWVEL is encoded by the coding sequence ATGAGCGCAAGGACCGCGACCGTGTACCGGATGGTCATGCCAAAGCATGTCTGCCCCTATGGCCTCAAGACGATCGACTTGCTTGAACGCGAGGGTTTCGCGATCGAGGACCATCACCTCGAGACGCGCGAGGAAACCGACGCCTTCAAGGAAAAGCACGGGGTCAAGACCACGCCGCAGACCTTTATCGAAGGCAAGCGGATTGGCGGCTACGATGATCTGCGAAAGCATTTCGGCAAGTCTGTCCAGAAGGACGGGGGGACCAGCTATCAGCCGGTGATCGCCATCTTCGGCGTGGCCTTCCTGCTCGGCCTTGCGATCAGCTGGTATGTGTTCGATACGGTCTTCACCGTTCAGGCGATCGAATGGTTCGTCAGCCTGTCGATGGCGCTGCTCGCGATCCAGAAGCTGCAGGACATCCGCAGCTTCTCGACCATGTTCCTCAATTACGACCTGCTGGCGCGGCGCTGGGTTCGCTACGGTTATATCTACCCCTTCGGCGAGGCGCTGGCAGGTATCCTGATGGTCGCGCACGCTCTTCCGATCGTCTCGGTGCCGGTATCGCTGTTCATCGGCACCGTCGGCGCTGTCAGCGTGTTCAAGGCGGTCTATGTCGACAAACGGGAGCTCAAATGCGCCTGCGTCGGCGGCGGCAGTAATGTTCCGCTGGGCTTCGTCTCGCTGACCGAGAACCTGTTCATGATCGGCATGGGCCTGTGGATGGGCGCCAAAGCGCTTGGCTGGGTGGAGCTGTAA
- a CDS encoding transporter, whose product MKRILSGCFASTLFLAGPLAAQDRTTGSAEATLEDRLEQALEQIGRQQQQLDRQAQEIAELRQQMTGDIASGPVPSPAAPAIAAAQGSAPGAPGDPGSIQQAPIPLERVGQAPEDSDRPIELAVLDNQGSVVTRKGQLTGEVQLDYTRADRSRAVFRGVELVEAVLVGVFDINESRQDILTESFALRYGLTDRLEIGARLPLIYRNDTSIVAPIAGSTQNDAAATIDSSVDGSGIGDLELTARYQLIDGSRGNPYVIANLQGVIPTGSEPFSVSRDDLGRPSRATTGAGFYGLSPSLTAILPSDPVVLFGTLGYTFNFGKDVDTTIPPVNITYVDPGDALSASAGIGISFNQRTTLNLGYAHSWAFGTLTRTRLLEENQNWSEMRETTSRDLQIGRLLFGVTYRATERVSVNWSVEVGATEDAADLRTSLRIPLVLLTGQ is encoded by the coding sequence ATGAAAAGAATTCTATCGGGATGTTTCGCGAGCACGCTGTTCCTCGCGGGACCTCTGGCTGCTCAGGATAGGACGACCGGCTCCGCGGAGGCGACGCTCGAGGATCGTCTGGAACAGGCGCTCGAACAGATCGGTCGCCAGCAACAGCAACTCGACCGCCAGGCGCAGGAGATCGCCGAGTTGCGGCAACAGATGACCGGAGACATAGCCAGCGGCCCCGTGCCCTCTCCGGCTGCGCCGGCGATTGCAGCGGCGCAAGGCAGCGCTCCCGGCGCTCCGGGTGATCCGGGCTCGATCCAGCAGGCTCCGATACCCTTGGAACGTGTCGGGCAGGCGCCGGAGGACAGCGACAGACCGATCGAACTCGCCGTTCTCGACAATCAGGGAAGCGTGGTCACGCGCAAAGGCCAACTGACAGGCGAGGTGCAGCTGGACTATACTCGCGCAGACCGCAGCCGGGCGGTCTTTCGCGGAGTGGAACTGGTCGAGGCCGTGCTGGTCGGCGTGTTCGACATCAACGAGAGCCGGCAGGATATTCTCACCGAGTCCTTTGCCTTGCGCTACGGGCTGACCGATCGCCTGGAGATAGGCGCACGCCTTCCGCTCATCTATCGCAACGATACTTCCATCGTTGCACCGATCGCGGGCAGCACGCAGAACGATGCGGCCGCGACGATCGACAGTTCGGTGGATGGTTCGGGTATCGGCGATCTGGAACTGACGGCCCGCTACCAGCTCATCGACGGAAGCCGCGGCAACCCGTATGTCATCGCCAATCTGCAAGGCGTCATACCGACCGGATCGGAGCCCTTCAGCGTGTCCCGCGACGATTTGGGCCGGCCCAGCCGCGCCACGACGGGGGCAGGCTTTTACGGTCTTTCGCCCAGTCTCACCGCGATCCTGCCCAGTGACCCGGTCGTGCTGTTCGGCACACTTGGGTACACCTTCAATTTCGGCAAGGATGTCGACACCACGATCCCGCCGGTCAACATCACCTATGTCGACCCCGGCGATGCCCTTTCCGCCTCTGCCGGCATCGGCATCTCGTTCAATCAGCGCACCACGCTCAATCTGGGCTATGCCCATAGTTGGGCCTTCGGAACGCTGACTCGCACACGCTTGCTGGAAGAAAACCAGAACTGGTCCGAAATGCGTGAGACCACCTCGCGCGACCTCCAGATCGGTCGCCTGCTCTTCGGCGTGACCTACCGGGCGACAGAGCGGGTCAGCGTGAACTGGTCAGTGGAGGTCGGAGCAACGGAAGACGCGGCCGATCTGCGAACGTCGCTCCGCATTCCTTTGGTTCTGCTCACGGGGCAGTGA
- a CDS encoding C39 family peptidase: protein MSRIHVPWLLASLAGTALCAGCAQDVSGISTFVGPGNPVGEFGIPVRSLDEGRFAGVVRQKYDFSCGSAALATLLRYHYDYAVREEIAFRGMWAEGDREQIRRVGFSLLDMKRWLGSRGIKAEGYKVGLEQVAETGLPGIALISVKNYKHFVVVKGFRGNEVLLGDPSVGITTMGREEFAEAWNGIYFVLTDDRERARAAFGTDAQWASYTRAPIGGEFSDPVSQQTLMLSAPFYGDIS, encoded by the coding sequence GTGAGCCGTATCCACGTTCCCTGGCTGCTTGCGTCGCTGGCAGGCACGGCTTTGTGTGCCGGATGCGCGCAGGATGTCAGCGGCATCTCGACCTTCGTGGGGCCGGGAAATCCGGTCGGTGAGTTCGGCATACCGGTTCGAAGCCTCGACGAAGGCAGATTTGCCGGCGTCGTCCGACAAAAATACGATTTCAGTTGCGGCTCGGCAGCGCTCGCGACGCTGCTTCGCTACCATTATGACTACGCGGTTCGGGAAGAGATCGCCTTTCGCGGCATGTGGGCGGAAGGCGATCGGGAGCAGATACGGCGTGTCGGCTTCTCGCTTCTGGACATGAAGCGCTGGCTCGGTAGCCGGGGGATCAAGGCCGAGGGTTACAAGGTCGGGCTGGAGCAGGTAGCGGAAACCGGATTGCCGGGGATCGCTCTGATTTCGGTCAAGAACTACAAGCACTTCGTGGTCGTCAAAGGCTTCAGGGGGAACGAGGTGCTTCTCGGCGACCCCTCCGTTGGGATCACGACGATGGGGCGCGAGGAATTCGCGGAAGCCTGGAACGGGATCTATTTCGTCCTGACCGATGATCGTGAGAGAGCACGAGCCGCATTCGGGACCGACGCGCAATGGGCATCCTACACCCGCGCCCCGATCGGCGGAGAATTCTCCGACCCCGTCAGCCAGCAGACGCTCATGCTGTCAGCGCCCTTCTATGGAGACATCTCATGA